In the Malania oleifera isolate guangnan ecotype guangnan chromosome 1, ASM2987363v1, whole genome shotgun sequence genome, one interval contains:
- the LOC131146447 gene encoding tetrahydroberberine oxidase-like: MKTSSSSSFLSQLLLVPLLLSIFPDQAFSAQSHYENFVRCLSRNSTSITKVIYTPRNSSYASILEFSIQNPRFSSPATPKPLVIVTPLHESHVQETISCSKKYGMQIRVRSGGHDYEGLSYVSDLPFLVLDLIKLRRIDVDEKNSTAWVQAGATNGELYYRIAEKSKNLGFPAGVCPTVGVGGHLSGGGYGTMLRKYGLAADNVIDARFVGVDGRILDRETMGEDLFWAIRGGGGASFGVILAWKIKLVQVPSTVTVFTVDRTLEQNATKLVHRWQSVAPKLDENLFIRIIITKANSSGKNTIQASFNSLFLGRADELLLGMKESFPELGLTKEDCTEMSWIESVLYFAGFPSGESLDVLLDRTPLSRRYFKAKSDYVREPISKTGLEGIWERFYEDEAEEAEVILSPYGGRMSEISEYAIPFPHRAGNLYKIQHLVYWEEEGAANSERYIAWIRRLYSYMTPFVSKSPRAAYINYRDLDVGTNNKGNTGYKQASVWGVKYFKNNFNRLVHVKTKVDPSNFFKNEQSIPSLFAEK, translated from the coding sequence ATGAAGACATCAAGCTCATCTTCTTTTCTCTCCCAGCTTCTTCTTGTTCCTCTCCTACTCTCCATTTTCCCAGATCAGGCATTTTCAGCACAAAGTCACTATGAAAACTTTGTTCGATGCCTTTCTAGGAATTCCACCTCCATCACCAAAGTTATTTACACCCCAAGAAATTCTTCATATGCATCAATCTTGGAGTTCTCCATACAGAACCCTAGATTCTCATCGCCCGCCACGCCTAAACCTCTCGTCATCGTTACCCCTTTGCATGAATCCCATGTTCAAGAAACCATAAGTTGTTCCAAAAAATATGGCATGCAAATCAGAGTTCGTAGCGGCGGCCACGACTACGAGGGCCTTTCCTATGTTTCTGACCTCCCCTTTCTCGTCCTCGACTTGATAAAGCTTCGGCGGATCGACGTTGACGAGAAAAATAGCACTGCCTGGGTTCAAGCCGGCGCAACTAACGGTGAACTGTATTATAGAATTGCAGAGAAGAGTAAAAATCTTGGCTTCCCGGCCGGGGTTTGCCCTACGGTGGGCGTCGGCGGACACTTAAGCGGCGGAGGTTACGGCACAATGTTGCGTAAATACGGCCTTGCCGCTGATAATGTGATTGATGCTCGCTTCGTTGGTGTTGATGGCAGAATTCTTGACCGAGAAACCATGGGGGAGGATTTGTTTTGGGCCATTAGAGGAGGTGGCGGCGCTAGTTTTGGAGTCATTCTTGCTTGGAAAATAAAACTGGTCCAAGTTCCATCGACCGTGACTGTGTTCACGGTTGACAGAACCTTAGAACAAAATGCAACCAAGCTTGTGCACCGGTGGCAATCTGTCGCGCCCAAGCTCGATGAAAACCTTTTCATCAGAATCATCATAACGAAGGCAAATTCCAGTGGGAAAAACACAATACAAGCTTCATTTAATTCCTTGTTCTTGGGAAGAGCGGACGAGCTCCTTCTGGGGATGAAAGAGAGCTTTCCTGAGCTAGGATTAACTAAAGAAGATTGCACTGAAATGAGCTGGATTGAATCTGTTCTCTATTTTGCAGGATTCCCATCTGGGGAATCCCTCGATGTTCTACTCGACAGGACTCCTCTGTCTAGGCGATACTTCAAAGCTAAATCAGACTATGTGAGGGAGCCCATTTCCAAAACAGGTTTGGAGGGGATATGGGAGAGGTTTTACGAAGACGAAGCAGAGGAGGCGGAGGTGATATTGAGTCCTTACGGTGGAAGAATGAGTGAGATTTCGGAATATGCAATTCCTTTCCCACATAGAGCTGGGAATCTGTACAAGATCCAACACTTGGTGTATTGGGAAGAAGAGGGAGCTGCGAACTCTGAACGATACATTGCGTGGATCAGAAGGCTTTATAGCTACATGACTCCCTTCGTCTCAAAATCTCCAAGAGCTGCGTATATCAACTATAGGGATCTTGACGTGGGAACAAACAACAAAGGCAACACCGGTTATAAACAGGCGAGTGTTTGGGGTGTCAAGTATTTCAAGAACAACTTCAACAGATTGGTGCATGTGAAGACCAAGGTTGATCCTTCCAATTTCTTCAAAAATGAACAAAGCATCCCATCTCTGTTTGCAGAAAAATGA